A window of Limosilactobacillus sp. WILCCON 0051 genomic DNA:
CACTTCAGGAACTGAGAAAGGACTCATTATGACAGAAGAACAACCAATTAAATTGAATCAAGAGGCCCAAAGTCTGTTGGATGCCGTTAATGCCATCTATCCGCAGGGCAGCGTCTTTGTCCAGTTTGAAGGCGAGAAATCTGGCTGGCTCAGACACGATCAGGCCCGTCAGACAACGCTGCCTGGCGGTTTGGTAATTACGGTGACTGATCTAACGGCCCCTGACTATACTGCTTCACATGAGCTGCTGCATTTATTGATGCTTTTACGCGGCTTTCCGCAGATTTTCTTTCAGCTTTCATTAGGCAGTGAGGAGCTGGACGAACAAATGATGATTATGGCAACCGATCTTTACGATACGGTCATGCATCGGGTAGTTACGGCTGAGCAGCGCAAGCACGGCTTGATTGACGATCAGATCGAAGCAGAGTATTTTAAAGGCATCGAACATACCTTGACGCCTGAATCCGATCAGGCTGACGATGAGCGAACGATGCGGCTTTTGACGATTTTGGATGCCCTGGTCTTTTACGGTACCGGCGATCACCTGGCAGAATATGAAGCCAAGCTGACCAAGCTTTACCCAGCTGCAACCCAGGCAGCCGTGGCAATGTATGAAAAACTGGTCGCCAAGCCGATCAATTCGCCGTTTGACCTGCGTCGCAACGTCGTCAAGCTGTTTGAGCTGTTTGATGAGCAGATGACGGCCTGGGAGCTGCCTAAGCTGCACAACAAGGAATTCGTTACGCTGTCGCCGGTTTTAAGCGAACGGCAATTACGGTTGAGCGTTCGGCAGGTATTTGAGATTTTCCATTCCGACATGAAAGATCGTAAGACTGGCAAGCGGGCCTACATCGGCGTACGGCGCAATGATGGACAGAACTCGTTTACGATTCCGGCTCCTGAAAACGATGCACCGGCTGAATTCTTGAAACTGTATGATGAGCCGGTTGAAAAACTGCTGACGGATCTAAACGTGCCATTTATCGTTAGAAAATAATTAAGGAAGTGGTTTGATGGATGCTAAAGATCAAGAATTGTTCGATCAGGCAAAGCAGATTGTCTTTTTGACCGGCGCCGGCGTTTCAACGGCTTCGGGAATTCCGGATTTTCGCAGTGCCAATGGCTTATATACGCAGAATCACAATGCCGAATATTATTTGAGCCACCGCTATTTTGAAACTGATCCGGATGGCTTTTATGAATTCT
This region includes:
- a CDS encoding IpaB/EvcA family protein; translation: MTEEQPIKLNQEAQSLLDAVNAIYPQGSVFVQFEGEKSGWLRHDQARQTTLPGGLVITVTDLTAPDYTASHELLHLLMLLRGFPQIFFQLSLGSEELDEQMMIMATDLYDTVMHRVVTAEQRKHGLIDDQIEAEYFKGIEHTLTPESDQADDERTMRLLTILDALVFYGTGDHLAEYEAKLTKLYPAATQAAVAMYEKLVAKPINSPFDLRRNVVKLFELFDEQMTAWELPKLHNKEFVTLSPVLSERQLRLSVRQVFEIFHSDMKDRKTGKRAYIGVRRNDGQNSFTIPAPENDAPAEFLKLYDEPVEKLLTDLNVPFIVRK